Proteins found in one Thalassomonas actiniarum genomic segment:
- a CDS encoding DUF6519 domain-containing protein, translating into MKTQIAKDSHQAAKRYSSVYQQQGRAVLDSDVNELSDIVKTRLDDALDDAIKSGAPASGGLAINNDFTIAPGRLYVDGIPAEVISETPVDFIAQTDLINPQALPANDFQLYADVWERSVTSLEDAALLDPGLHGADTCTRTQTMCQVKWGAASLDVMDETQNPGIGDAELSLALRTIFVSEDICDPCSIKVELDERIGNYLFRVEVHDVYNDGGEDFIILKWSRDNGAEQFVTGEEPAGFTSGDFVYEFFDEETEKNLGNHFMGVRAKRGILSDSYTVPVAPDEAKDYVRQWDGFCTINLSTTALVSGIDRGTSFSDAVNSDAHGYFEISTELNVNLELLQLTLTLNGNRFVAGDFWFTAVREAVNEPGDYVLGSEVQGELPNGVKHHYLVLATVDGAGVLVPQTDAQHRQFHFPALTNIMASDVGFIEDCNNLFHGAENVQEALDALCDIGAEDIAYVTPNCTTDTVLAYFSTLPGWPDLDNDGKASVKDMLDALFCNLNASTLPYLIPDCGTAADPSVRSLLGLPGNDIQPLDVSINALLCNLNANSLPYLVPGCDAGVTLRSLLGLTATNRPLKETLDTLLCDLRADTIPMNQDGSLCPDLQAAVTVQQALQILCEREVQAGGGCAISVDGSERTLDDELADFQGDAGRASIWLCLHAFEHLVTNPVALSNKDTVKIIGSGNQASTVRFTDEVWDIAAREVIFRDITFVLDSGNAGMRLNADNIVIENCQFIRGGNNPDAPPVIEAASAGNSANLVWNGNVLNATYSRLISDVDINDFTTGDIAANDSIVTRMNDLLGGQYSKYSPEYDQALLQLAQDIDTLPQDTKENWAAAIPQESIARIDRDGRNSTVIIRDSSRASLLANVSSDISGDFVTRTSSDTVRLADNFSVVTAGAREENINNFYQSLADAAITVDQRVTLLDDFVTFATESGFTHGLGLADNNQTVNISDSTFNAHLVLNTALLANGRELTDEDISLGGNFLTAQNQLLVSKSRIYRVVTFIGLDAAGGPALPLTGYARCMLSDNEFTGMDESVLGGIVQLNNNFFSSRNPTGRYMEILGVRVMITQNITLEPDATIHFRARDGAITSDNMGTVFS; encoded by the coding sequence ATGAAAACTCAGATTGCTAAGGATAGCCATCAAGCAGCTAAACGTTATTCATCCGTCTACCAGCAGCAGGGGCGGGCGGTGCTCGACAGTGATGTTAACGAGCTGTCGGATATTGTTAAAACCCGCCTGGATGATGCCCTGGACGATGCCATTAAAAGCGGCGCGCCGGCAAGCGGCGGCCTGGCGATAAATAATGACTTTACCATAGCGCCGGGCAGGCTTTATGTCGACGGTATTCCCGCCGAGGTGATAAGCGAAACTCCGGTGGATTTTATTGCGCAAACGGATCTCATTAACCCCCAGGCGCTGCCCGCTAACGATTTCCAGCTTTATGCCGATGTCTGGGAGCGTAGCGTCACCAGCTTGGAAGATGCGGCCTTGCTCGATCCCGGCCTGCACGGCGCCGATACCTGCACCCGGACGCAGACCATGTGCCAGGTGAAATGGGGGGCCGCTAGCCTGGATGTGATGGATGAAACGCAAAACCCCGGCATAGGGGATGCGGAGTTGAGTCTGGCGCTGCGCACGATTTTTGTCAGTGAAGATATTTGCGATCCCTGCTCGATCAAGGTTGAGCTGGATGAGCGCATCGGCAATTACCTGTTCCGGGTGGAAGTACATGACGTTTATAACGACGGCGGTGAGGATTTTATCATCCTGAAATGGTCGCGGGATAACGGTGCCGAGCAGTTTGTCACCGGGGAGGAGCCCGCCGGTTTTACTTCGGGGGATTTTGTCTATGAGTTTTTCGATGAAGAAACGGAAAAAAATCTCGGCAACCATTTTATGGGCGTCAGGGCCAAACGCGGTATTCTGAGCGACAGCTATACCGTGCCGGTGGCGCCGGATGAAGCCAAGGACTATGTGCGCCAGTGGGATGGCTTTTGCACCATCAATCTCAGCACTACAGCTTTGGTTTCCGGCATTGACCGGGGCACCAGCTTTTCCGATGCCGTCAACAGCGATGCCCACGGCTATTTTGAAATTAGCACCGAACTTAATGTTAACCTGGAATTATTGCAGCTGACCCTGACGCTGAACGGCAACCGTTTTGTTGCCGGTGACTTCTGGTTTACCGCGGTGCGCGAAGCGGTCAACGAACCCGGCGATTATGTGCTCGGCTCAGAAGTGCAGGGGGAATTGCCAAACGGGGTCAAACATCATTATCTGGTGCTGGCCACCGTCGACGGCGCAGGTGTGCTGGTGCCGCAAACGGATGCCCAGCACAGGCAATTTCATTTTCCGGCCTTAACCAACATTATGGCCTCAGATGTCGGCTTTATTGAAGATTGTAATAACCTGTTTCACGGCGCGGAAAATGTCCAAGAGGCGCTCGATGCCCTGTGTGATATCGGCGCCGAAGATATCGCCTATGTGACGCCAAACTGTACTACGGATACCGTGCTTGCCTATTTCAGCACCTTGCCCGGCTGGCCGGATTTAGACAATGACGGCAAGGCTTCGGTTAAGGACATGCTCGACGCCCTGTTTTGCAATTTAAATGCATCGACTTTGCCTTATCTGATCCCGGATTGCGGCACCGCCGCCGATCCCAGCGTGCGCTCATTGCTGGGTTTGCCCGGTAACGATATTCAGCCGCTGGATGTCTCCATCAACGCCCTGTTATGTAACCTTAACGCCAATAGCTTGCCTTATCTGGTGCCCGGGTGCGATGCCGGTGTGACCCTGCGCAGCTTATTGGGATTAACCGCGACTAACCGGCCGCTCAAAGAAACCCTGGATACGCTGTTGTGCGACTTGCGCGCCGATACCATTCCCATGAACCAGGACGGCAGTTTGTGTCCGGACTTACAAGCTGCGGTGACGGTACAGCAGGCGCTGCAGATCTTGTGTGAACGTGAGGTACAAGCGGGAGGCGGTTGTGCTATCTCCGTTGATGGCAGTGAACGTACCTTAGATGACGAACTGGCTGATTTCCAGGGGGACGCGGGTCGTGCCTCGATCTGGCTTTGTCTGCATGCCTTTGAACACCTGGTCACCAATCCGGTAGCGCTCAGCAATAAAGACACGGTAAAAATTATCGGCAGCGGCAACCAGGCCAGTACCGTGCGTTTTACCGACGAGGTGTGGGATATTGCTGCCCGGGAAGTGATTTTCCGCGACATCACCTTTGTGCTGGATAGCGGCAACGCCGGCATGCGCCTTAATGCCGATAATATCGTGATTGAAAATTGCCAGTTTATCCGCGGCGGCAATAACCCGGATGCGCCTCCTGTAATAGAGGCGGCCTCGGCCGGTAATAGCGCCAACCTGGTATGGAACGGCAATGTTCTCAACGCCACGTATAGCCGGTTGATCTCCGATGTTGATATCAATGATTTCACCACCGGGGATATTGCCGCCAACGACAGTATTGTGACCCGGATGAATGATTTGCTTGGCGGGCAGTACAGCAAGTACAGCCCGGAATATGATCAGGCCTTACTGCAACTGGCGCAGGACATCGACACTTTGCCGCAAGACACCAAGGAGAACTGGGCGGCGGCGATACCACAGGAAAGTATTGCCCGCATCGACCGGGACGGGCGCAACAGTACCGTAATTATCCGCGACAGCAGCAGGGCAAGCCTGCTTGCCAATGTTTCCAGTGATATTTCCGGCGACTTTGTTACCCGGACAAGTTCGGATACCGTCCGCCTGGCGGATAACTTTAGCGTGGTGACGGCGGGAGCAAGGGAAGAAAATATCAACAATTTTTATCAAAGCCTGGCAGATGCCGCCATTACGGTCGATCAGCGGGTAACACTGCTCGATGATTTTGTCACCTTTGCCACCGAGTCAGGTTTTACCCATGGCCTGGGGCTGGCCGATAACAACCAGACGGTTAACATCAGCGACAGTACCTTTAACGCCCACCTGGTGCTGAACACTGCTTTACTTGCCAACGGCAGGGAGTTGACGGATGAAGATATCAGCCTGGGGGGCAACTTTTTAACGGCGCAAAATCAGCTGCTGGTGAGCAAAAGCCGGATTTATCGTGTGGTGACATTCATCGGTCTGGATGCTGCGGGAGGGCCGGCTTTACCGTTAACCGGTTATGCCAGATGCATGCTTTCGGATAATGAATTTACCGGTATGGATGAAAGTGTTTTAGGTGGCATAGTGCAGCTCAATAATAACTTTTTCAGCTCCAGAAATCCTACCGGCCGTTATATGGAAATACTCGGAGTACGGGTGATGATCACCCAGAATATTACCCTGGAGCCGGATGCTACCATACATTTTCGCGCCAGGGACGGAGCTATCACCAGCGACAATATGGGAACGGTTTTCTCTTAA
- the torT gene encoding TMAO reductase system periplasmic protein TorT, producing MNLPKVFLAAALLTANLLMTCLNSASASDWYPLRVQVWDQPFVRESTRKEVDYIPLQKAAKKWKICVSFPHVKDSFWLAVDYGVAEESERLGIEMELFEAGGFNNLDIQIQQIRDCVANKADGVVIGAISTDGLNPLVAELKKQNIPVIDLVNGISSPDITAKSSYSHKDMGYMVGDFIARAQKAAGKSGPVNVAWLPGPKGAGWVDYSNEGFEVAVKENPDINVLTVKYGDTGKRVQRKLLKEVLAEGLALDYIAGTAVTAEVAISMLRKKKLDEKVKLVTQYVNPGVYAGIKRGKIAAAVSLSSVIQGRIAIDQIVRILEGKQYYKHVGVKLNVVHSGNLRTFDRASTLAPNGFRTVYSVN from the coding sequence ATGAATCTCCCAAAAGTATTTTTAGCGGCAGCTTTGCTGACGGCAAACCTGTTGATGACCTGTCTAAACAGCGCATCGGCCTCCGATTGGTACCCGCTTCGTGTCCAGGTATGGGACCAGCCGTTTGTCAGGGAGAGCACCCGAAAAGAGGTGGATTATATCCCGCTGCAAAAAGCCGCAAAAAAATGGAAAATCTGCGTCTCCTTCCCCCATGTCAAGGACTCTTTCTGGCTGGCGGTGGATTATGGCGTCGCCGAAGAATCCGAACGGCTCGGTATTGAAATGGAGTTATTCGAAGCGGGCGGTTTTAACAATCTCGATATCCAGATACAGCAAATTCGTGACTGTGTTGCCAACAAGGCCGACGGCGTGGTTATTGGCGCCATCTCTACCGACGGTTTAAATCCTTTGGTGGCGGAGCTGAAAAAGCAAAATATTCCGGTGATAGATTTAGTCAACGGCATCAGCTCACCCGATATTACCGCCAAGTCGTCCTACTCCCATAAAGACATGGGTTATATGGTCGGGGATTTTATTGCCCGCGCGCAAAAAGCAGCGGGTAAGTCCGGGCCGGTGAATGTTGCCTGGTTGCCCGGGCCCAAAGGCGCCGGTTGGGTTGATTACAGCAACGAAGGCTTTGAGGTGGCGGTAAAAGAAAATCCGGACATTAATGTCTTGACGGTAAAATACGGCGATACCGGCAAAAGGGTACAACGAAAGCTATTGAAAGAGGTGCTGGCGGAGGGCCTGGCGCTTGATTATATTGCCGGGACCGCGGTGACGGCAGAAGTGGCCATTTCCATGCTGCGTAAGAAAAAGCTGGATGAAAAAGTCAAACTGGTGACCCAATATGTCAATCCCGGGGTCTATGCCGGGATCAAGCGTGGCAAAATTGCCGCCGCGGTATCCTTGTCATCGGTGATCCAGGGGCGTATTGCCATTGACCAGATAGTGCGCATTCTCGAAGGCAAGCAATATTATAAGCATGTCGGCGTCAAGCTCAACGTGGTGCACAGCGGCAATTTAAGAACCTTCGACCGGGCCAGTACCTTAGCCCCCAACGGATTTCGCACGGTGTATTCTGTCAATTAA
- a CDS encoding DUF4157 domain-containing protein: MYCFASSKHLDKTSRRSGAGPGNRHSAFAGNQRLKIREALADNTGQDSAEVVQRQEVVQRQVEEEEEELLQAKFSDAETVQGQHREVAQRQPMEEEEELLQPKGCDGPEAQQYKQADNGVATAMPGSLQAGLEALSDVDLSGTRVHRNSAKPAQVNALAYTQGQDIYVAPGQDQHLPHEGWHVVQQLQGRVKPSREVNGQSINDDTALEHEADVMGAKAANMSLPAAKEQSRPNTAPPVAQHKCEQCGQEDEAITQTKSAAHITTGDPRFKIDGFTSTRGVSLPTSIQRQSSDDDIGEQDPQKKAEYDSLRPQEGGGSASGAATAVGGGATENEALQLKASDVKQRVTCTSANTGVGNNALSFAERSRESWRSHVTYRANVDHSNHHLKVRMYVFAKVYYGLWVSWEHIRFNATVDLTCQASGSSCEIAANERGGSVWDLSHSPAAGAIAIQTDRRASGSQMALTVRVGGSVGASGSVSAGVGSASAGVSFPDASISHKMSMGTFIYTCRSS; the protein is encoded by the coding sequence ATGTATTGTTTTGCTTCATCAAAGCACTTAGATAAAACATCCCGGCGTAGCGGCGCCGGGCCCGGCAACAGACACTCTGCTTTTGCCGGCAACCAGCGCTTGAAAATACGCGAAGCCCTTGCCGATAATACCGGGCAGGACAGCGCCGAGGTGGTACAAAGGCAGGAAGTGGTGCAGCGGCAAGTTGAAGAAGAGGAGGAAGAGTTATTACAGGCGAAATTCTCTGATGCCGAGACGGTGCAAGGGCAACACCGGGAAGTTGCGCAGCGCCAACCCATGGAAGAAGAGGAAGAGTTACTCCAGCCTAAGGGCTGCGATGGCCCGGAAGCGCAGCAGTATAAGCAAGCAGATAACGGCGTCGCTACGGCGATGCCGGGTTCGTTGCAGGCAGGCCTGGAAGCATTGAGCGATGTCGACCTTTCCGGCACCCGGGTGCACCGCAATTCAGCCAAACCGGCCCAGGTAAATGCCCTGGCCTACACCCAGGGGCAGGATATTTATGTTGCCCCGGGACAGGACCAGCATCTGCCCCATGAGGGCTGGCATGTGGTGCAGCAGCTGCAGGGACGGGTAAAACCTTCCCGTGAGGTCAACGGCCAGAGTATCAACGATGATACCGCCCTTGAGCATGAAGCGGATGTGATGGGAGCCAAAGCGGCCAACATGTCTTTGCCGGCAGCAAAAGAGCAGTCCCGGCCAAATACCGCCCCCCCGGTGGCCCAGCATAAATGCGAGCAATGCGGTCAGGAGGATGAAGCGATCACCCAGACCAAGTCGGCGGCCCATATTACAACCGGGGATCCCAGGTTTAAGATTGACGGCTTTACTTCGACTCGCGGCGTTTCCTTACCAACCAGTATTCAAAGACAAAGCAGTGATGACGATATCGGTGAGCAGGACCCGCAAAAAAAGGCCGAATATGACTCGTTAAGGCCGCAGGAGGGTGGGGGCTCTGCTTCCGGTGCGGCGACTGCGGTCGGCGGCGGTGCCACAGAAAATGAAGCGCTGCAGTTAAAAGCCAGTGATGTCAAACAAAGAGTGACCTGTACTTCCGCCAATACCGGTGTCGGCAACAATGCCCTGTCTTTTGCCGAAAGAAGCCGGGAAAGCTGGCGCAGCCATGTCACCTACCGGGCGAATGTCGATCACAGCAATCACCATCTTAAAGTCAGAATGTATGTCTTTGCCAAGGTGTATTATGGTTTATGGGTTTCCTGGGAGCATATCCGTTTCAATGCCACCGTAGATCTCACCTGTCAGGCGTCGGGCAGCAGTTGTGAAATTGCCGCCAATGAACGTGGCGGCAGTGTCTGGGATCTCAGCCATAGCCCGGCTGCCGGGGCTATTGCTATTCAAACCGACCGCCGGGCCAGCGGCTCGCAGATGGCATTAACCGTCAGGGTCGGCGGTTCGGTGGGCGCCAGCGGTAGTGTCAGCGCCGGGGTCGGCTCGGCTTCTGCCGGGGTTTCCTTCCCGGATGCCTCCATTTCCCATAAGATGTCTATGGGCACCTTTATTTATACTTGCCGAAGCTCATAG
- a CDS encoding amidohydrolase family protein: MVKKLTGLAALTLLLSACSTSSTTAGNAIDPALTKSPRDLAMFTAENKQCYDRSTESYSFVIDAHNHFRPFGGHAIPMHELDDYFRRLGVLFVNVYGIGQTLPVDSSCDYYLDCPDTLVIPSIKNDFRNASNYMEFPPDGLHLTLSMSFPNLAEPQWIKPQMLQLNQEYPDKFKWMGEVNLVKQALFQNGHQATPIEAIPKWADFMAKLREDKMPVAIHSDLGNDNEGENYKYLPLMDKVLELYPDNKIIWVHMGLSAELKAADPVKHIAVMKERLDKYPNLMLDISWRVIYDNYFIKPEIRALYVDFFNGYSTRILPGTDFVASRKKDFLVYAQEVEVTSRINLYLDDNAFRNIALGENYFRLMGMDKYQAPQICR, encoded by the coding sequence ATGGTTAAAAAACTCACGGGGTTAGCTGCCCTTACGCTTCTGCTTTCGGCCTGTAGCACCAGCTCCACCACCGCAGGCAATGCTATCGACCCGGCGCTCACCAAGAGTCCGCGGGATCTGGCGATGTTTACCGCCGAAAATAAACAATGTTATGACCGCAGCACAGAGTCTTATAGCTTTGTCATTGATGCCCATAATCATTTTCGGCCTTTCGGCGGCCATGCGATCCCCATGCATGAACTTGATGATTATTTTCGCCGTTTAGGTGTGCTGTTTGTCAATGTCTACGGTATCGGTCAGACCTTGCCGGTGGACTCTTCCTGTGATTATTATCTTGATTGTCCCGACACCCTGGTTATCCCCAGCATTAAAAATGATTTTCGCAATGCTTCCAATTATATGGAGTTTCCGCCGGATGGCTTGCACTTAACTTTGTCGATGAGTTTCCCCAACCTGGCCGAGCCCCAATGGATCAAGCCGCAAATGCTGCAACTGAACCAGGAATACCCGGACAAGTTTAAATGGATGGGAGAAGTGAACCTGGTCAAGCAGGCGCTGTTTCAAAATGGCCATCAGGCCACCCCGATAGAAGCCATCCCGAAGTGGGCGGATTTTATGGCTAAGCTTCGTGAAGACAAGATGCCGGTGGCCATCCATTCCGACTTGGGCAACGACAACGAAGGTGAAAACTACAAGTATCTGCCGCTGATGGACAAGGTGCTGGAGTTATATCCCGACAATAAAATTATCTGGGTGCACATGGGACTGTCCGCCGAGTTGAAAGCGGCGGATCCGGTCAAGCATATTGCGGTGATGAAAGAGCGTTTGGATAAATACCCCAATTTGATGCTGGATATTTCCTGGCGGGTGATTTACGACAACTACTTTATCAAACCTGAAATCCGCGCCCTGTATGTTGATTTTTTCAACGGCTATTCCACCCGGATTTTACCCGGCACCGACTTTGTCGCGTCACGTAAGAAAGATTTCCTGGTATACGCCCAGGAGGTTGAAGTGACCAGCCGCATCAATCTCTACCTTGATGACAATGCCTTTAGAAATATTGCCCTAGGGGAGAATTATTTCCGCCTGATGGGCATGGATAAATATCAGGCGCCGCAGATCTGCCGCTAG
- a CDS encoding glycoside hydrolase family 19 protein, translated as MQKTKHRAVYPGSLILIFVMVFTASPAVNAQTADLTSWQANSVYVAGEQVVYAAAIFEARWWTQGDEPGAANSDGPWLFIANCQSGQSGACDPSNLGEPVEPPSGPQPNPGGGYTMLKSELEATEATLTSSALFLEVKASIETRANAEVELIKAGAASNPENVKRVEQIFPEQQWLYTFPQRHSAYSYEKFLQAIGKFKGFCASYSDGRNSDAICRKSLATMFAHFTQETGGHDVNSPIEEWRQALVFVREAGCHENDSSCLYNAECAPDTWQGQQWPCGTRTGGGYQKYYGRGAKQLSYNYNYGPFSQAMYGDVSVLLQNPERVADTWLNIASAVFFYLYPASPKPSMLHVIDGTWQPNSHDTGLGIKPGFGATTNIINGGIECGHGYEKPQSLNRMAYYREHAAAMGVPVESTEELGCAGQKSFDTQGAGAMKIYWDQDWGYYPDLPEGKSFACKLVGYQTRHFALQAGDYQKCVQHYFDVDVIDN; from the coding sequence ATGCAGAAAACAAAGCACAGGGCCGTATATCCAGGGAGCCTGATTTTGATATTCGTTATGGTCTTCACGGCAAGCCCGGCAGTAAATGCCCAAACCGCAGATTTAACTTCATGGCAAGCAAACTCCGTTTATGTAGCCGGTGAGCAAGTGGTCTATGCTGCGGCCATATTTGAAGCCAGGTGGTGGACCCAGGGGGATGAGCCCGGTGCCGCCAACAGCGACGGTCCCTGGTTATTTATCGCCAATTGCCAGTCGGGACAAAGCGGTGCTTGTGATCCCAGCAACCTGGGAGAGCCGGTTGAGCCGCCAAGCGGGCCGCAGCCCAATCCCGGCGGCGGATATACCATGCTAAAAAGCGAGCTGGAGGCGACAGAGGCGACATTAACCAGCTCGGCGCTGTTTCTTGAAGTGAAAGCCTCGATTGAAACCCGAGCTAACGCTGAGGTGGAGCTGATTAAAGCAGGTGCTGCCAGCAACCCGGAAAACGTTAAACGGGTTGAGCAGATATTTCCCGAGCAGCAATGGCTTTATACCTTTCCCCAGCGACACTCTGCCTATAGTTATGAGAAGTTTTTACAGGCCATAGGCAAATTTAAAGGGTTTTGCGCCAGCTACAGCGACGGGCGCAACAGTGATGCCATCTGCCGCAAATCGCTGGCGACCATGTTTGCCCACTTCACCCAGGAAACCGGGGGCCATGATGTGAACTCGCCGATAGAAGAATGGCGCCAGGCGCTGGTGTTTGTCCGTGAAGCCGGTTGTCATGAAAATGACAGCAGCTGTTTATATAACGCCGAATGCGCTCCCGATACCTGGCAGGGACAGCAGTGGCCCTGCGGCACCCGAACCGGCGGAGGTTATCAGAAATATTACGGCCGCGGCGCCAAGCAATTAAGCTATAACTATAATTACGGGCCGTTTTCTCAGGCCATGTACGGTGATGTTTCCGTACTGCTGCAAAACCCTGAACGGGTGGCCGATACCTGGTTAAATATTGCCTCGGCGGTGTTTTTTTATCTTTATCCGGCATCCCCGAAACCCAGTATGCTGCATGTGATTGACGGCACCTGGCAGCCCAACAGCCATGATACCGGCCTGGGTATTAAACCCGGGTTTGGCGCCACCACCAACATTATCAACGGCGGTATAGAATGCGGACACGGTTATGAAAAGCCCCAGTCGTTAAACCGCATGGCCTATTACCGTGAACATGCCGCCGCCATGGGCGTACCGGTAGAGAGCACGGAAGAGCTGGGTTGTGCCGGGCAAAAAAGCTTTGATACCCAGGGGGCAGGGGCGATGAAAATATACTGGGATCAGGATTGGGGTTATTACCCGGACTTGCCGGAAGGCAAGTCTTTTGCCTGTAAGCTGGTGGGTTATCAAACCCGGCATTTTGCCCTGCAAGCGGGAGATTATCAAAAATGTGTTCAGCATTATTTTGATGTCGATGTTATCGACAATTAA
- a CDS encoding Glu/Leu/Phe/Val family dehydrogenase — translation MSSQNVFDDALTRIKAIGMDAGVSSEVVESLLYPRALMQASLPVRMDNGALHYFTGYRCQYNNVLGPTKGGIRYHPQVNPEEVQALGLWMTIKCALLGIPFGGAKGGVSVQPKELSPMELERLSRAYVRAMADFIGPDIDIPAPDVYTNARIMGWMMDEFEAINRLRAPAVITGKPVHLGGSLGRDEATGRGAYLCIRELAAKQGWQAENTRVAVQGFGNAAYHVARLLQADGFKIVAISDSQGGVYSKQGFDIESLWQEKQSSRKMRAVYCEQSVCQLIEHSEISNEELLALDVDVLIPAALEGVIHNENADSIRARTIIEVANGPIQSQAEARLEARDIQILPDVLVNAGGVTVSYFEWVQNRAGYLWSLEEVRSKLENQMKTAFARVWQVAESEKRSLRSAAYTVAMRRIGEAVMSHGTREYFNKDESR, via the coding sequence ATGAGCAGCCAAAACGTCTTCGACGATGCCTTAACCCGGATCAAAGCCATAGGCATGGATGCCGGTGTCAGTAGCGAAGTAGTAGAGTCTTTGCTTTATCCCAGGGCGCTGATGCAAGCCTCTTTGCCGGTAAGAATGGACAACGGTGCCCTGCATTATTTTACCGGTTACCGTTGCCAGTACAATAATGTCCTTGGCCCCACCAAGGGCGGTATTCGCTATCATCCTCAAGTCAACCCGGAGGAAGTGCAGGCACTGGGGTTATGGATGACTATCAAATGTGCCCTGCTCGGCATTCCCTTTGGCGGCGCCAAAGGCGGCGTCTCGGTACAGCCAAAAGAGCTGTCGCCGATGGAGCTCGAACGCTTGTCCCGGGCCTATGTACGGGCCATGGCAGATTTTATCGGCCCGGATATCGATATTCCCGCCCCCGATGTCTATACCAATGCCCGTATTATGGGCTGGATGATGGACGAATTTGAGGCCATCAACCGTCTCAGGGCCCCGGCGGTGATCACCGGCAAACCCGTGCACCTGGGGGGCAGTCTGGGCCGGGACGAAGCCACAGGCCGCGGCGCCTACCTGTGTATCCGCGAACTGGCAGCAAAACAGGGCTGGCAGGCAGAAAATACCCGGGTTGCGGTGCAGGGCTTTGGCAATGCCGCTTATCATGTTGCCCGGCTATTACAGGCTGACGGCTTTAAAATTGTCGCTATTTCCGACTCCCAAGGCGGGGTTTATTCAAAACAGGGCTTTGACATTGAAAGCCTGTGGCAGGAAAAGCAATCGTCCCGCAAAATGCGCGCGGTATACTGTGAGCAGTCGGTTTGCCAGTTGATTGAACACAGCGAGATCAGCAATGAAGAGTTACTGGCACTGGATGTGGATGTCTTGATCCCGGCGGCACTTGAAGGGGTGATCCATAATGAAAATGCCGACAGCATCCGGGCCCGCACCATAATAGAAGTGGCCAACGGCCCGATACAAAGTCAGGCGGAAGCCCGCCTTGAAGCCCGGGACATACAGATCTTGCCGGATGTACTGGTCAATGCCGGCGGCGTTACCGTCAGCTATTTTGAATGGGTGCAAAATCGCGCCGGTTATCTCTGGTCTTTAGAGGAAGTGAGAAGCAAACTCGAAAACCAGATGAAAACCGCCTTTGCCCGGGTCTGGCAAGTGGCAGAGTCAGAAAAAAGAAGCCTGCGCAGCGCCGCATACACAGTGGCAATGCGCAGGATCGGCGAAGCTGTGATGTCCCACGGCACCCGGGAATACTTTAATAAGGATGAAAGTCGCTAA
- a CDS encoding PEP-CTERM sorting domain-containing protein codes for MKKFITVLCVTLLLPLLTAHQALASTMALGFPDEPTDAWIWPGATIGWEFTTSSDIQVDSLGVWDEFGDGLAEEHAVGIWGLDGTLLTSAIVGSGTSATLDSSFRWVDIPSFSLDAGSYVVGAYFSDNSDRGAARSSYTTASEITFNQNLFLYNNGFTLPTEHWNNFDGGNFGANFKFSSAAVPEPSALLLFGLGFIGLALRKSKK; via the coding sequence ATGAAAAAATTTATCACGGTTTTGTGTGTCACTCTGCTACTCCCTTTGTTAACAGCTCATCAGGCGTTAGCCTCCACCATGGCGCTGGGATTTCCCGATGAACCGACAGATGCCTGGATCTGGCCCGGCGCCACCATAGGATGGGAATTTACCACCTCATCAGATATCCAGGTAGACAGCTTGGGAGTCTGGGACGAATTTGGCGACGGCCTGGCAGAAGAACATGCCGTCGGTATCTGGGGCCTGGACGGCACCCTGCTTACCTCGGCAATCGTCGGCAGCGGCACCAGCGCCACTTTAGACAGCAGCTTCCGCTGGGTCGATATTCCCAGTTTTTCCCTCGATGCCGGCAGCTATGTGGTAGGGGCTTATTTCTCGGATAATTCCGATCGCGGCGCAGCACGCAGCAGCTATACCACCGCCAGTGAAATTACCTTCAATCAAAATTTATTTTTATATAACAATGGCTTTACCCTGCCCACAGAGCACTGGAACAATTTTGACGGCGGTAACTTCGGCGCCAACTTCAAGTTTTCTTCGGCTGCCGTGCCTGAGCCGTCTGCCTTATTGCTCTTTGGTTTAGGTTTTATCGGACTGGCATTGCGTAAATCGAAAAAATAA